The Candidatus Arthromitus sp. SFB-mouse-Japan genome includes a region encoding these proteins:
- a CDS encoding BglG family transcription antiterminator, giving the protein MSKLKLTFRQKQIILILIDNFKNPKRIKDISNELNVSSRTIMRELHLIEEFFDEREILFVKKSGVGIFLDGEYEKINKLREEMSLEYPLTKYSKNDRVICILENILHSETKSTLFLNKFKISYSTFSKDLDYIKSKILTKFDLKLLTKKGLGIYIEGSEDKLRELSSYLFYEKFSGRNLYLIFQNYSLNLYDDFGGLLEEHLKIINQVVEETFLLFNIKLSHKAYSSLMVHLIVTLHRMKDSYNCEFPLSKINEFKKDIEFNISKMILNKLDEKFEIEVKDGDICYISMHLKANNICGDNYEYSDDFNFDRLDRIKISGDIICEVQKILGISLIDSRDLIKNLSLHLGPAINRLFMNMNIRNSFLGMMKTEYKEIFDATKKACLVLENVISREVPDSEVGYITMHIVAAYERKLQLKFKYRVLIYSEGERGVTSFLYNKITKEFPNVVIVNTIDSFDELRNSYDENIDFIISTSDIKDNMNYIKVGVDLSISDILIINDKIKEIFKLKSKAIKNVENKNKSLDIDVINYLGNMIKFIEENFKVNKIDTYGSIQNVIRDFVYKTLSYNRDEIFHEILRKEMISSSYVKELGIIILHTISKFSKDIYIGSYILSKDIPIYNGNLNIIFYFIIPEELNTKVLRKVIGELTSNLVKDDTFIDILKKQDILIIREYIRNILSIYYVEELKGIIEKFENGIIKER; this is encoded by the coding sequence ATGAGTAAATTAAAGTTAACTTTTAGACAAAAACAAATAATTTTAATACTTATTGATAATTTTAAAAATCCCAAAAGAATAAAAGATATATCAAATGAGTTAAATGTGAGTTCTCGAACTATTATGAGGGAACTCCATCTTATTGAAGAATTTTTTGATGAGAGGGAGATATTATTTGTTAAAAAAAGTGGGGTTGGGATATTTTTAGATGGTGAGTATGAAAAGATAAATAAATTGAGAGAAGAGATGAGCTTAGAATATCCTTTAACTAAATATTCAAAAAATGATAGAGTTATATGTATACTTGAGAATATTTTACATTCAGAAACTAAGAGTACTTTATTTTTAAATAAGTTTAAGATATCTTATTCTACTTTTTCAAAGGATTTGGATTACATAAAAAGTAAAATTTTAACTAAGTTTGATTTAAAACTTTTAACTAAAAAAGGTTTAGGGATATATATAGAGGGAAGTGAAGATAAATTAAGAGAGCTTTCTTCTTATTTGTTTTATGAAAAGTTTTCAGGAAGGAATTTGTATTTAATTTTCCAAAATTATTCTTTGAATTTATATGATGATTTTGGTGGATTGCTTGAGGAACATCTTAAAATTATAAATCAAGTGGTAGAAGAGACTTTTTTATTATTTAATATAAAGTTATCGCATAAAGCGTATTCATCTCTTATGGTTCATCTTATTGTAACGCTTCATAGGATGAAAGATTCTTATAATTGTGAATTTCCATTATCTAAGATAAATGAGTTTAAAAAGGATATAGAGTTTAATATTTCAAAGATGATATTGAATAAATTGGATGAAAAATTTGAAATTGAAGTTAAAGATGGGGATATATGTTACATATCAATGCATCTTAAGGCAAATAATATATGCGGTGATAATTATGAGTATAGTGATGATTTTAATTTTGATCGTTTAGATAGGATTAAGATTTCAGGAGATATTATATGTGAGGTTCAAAAGATACTTGGAATATCTCTTATAGATTCAAGAGATCTTATAAAAAATTTAAGCCTTCATCTTGGACCTGCTATAAATAGATTATTTATGAATATGAACATTAGAAATTCATTTTTAGGGATGATGAAAACAGAGTATAAGGAAATATTTGATGCGACAAAGAAAGCATGTTTGGTTTTAGAAAATGTAATATCGAGAGAGGTTCCAGATAGTGAAGTTGGATATATAACGATGCACATAGTTGCAGCTTACGAAAGAAAGCTCCAATTAAAATTTAAATATAGAGTTTTAATATATTCAGAGGGAGAGAGGGGGGTTACCTCCTTTTTATATAATAAAATAACAAAGGAATTTCCAAATGTTGTTATTGTAAATACGATTGATTCTTTTGATGAACTTAGGAATTCATATGATGAAAATATAGATTTTATTATTTCAACAAGTGATATAAAAGATAATATGAACTATATAAAAGTTGGTGTTGATTTAAGTATAAGTGATATATTAATTATAAATGATAAGATAAAAGAAATATTTAAATTAAAGTCCAAAGCTATTAAGAATGTAGAAAATAAGAATAAGTCATTAGATATAGATGTGATAAATTATTTAGGAAATATGATTAAGTTTATAGAAGAAAACTTTAAGGTAAATAAAATTGATACATATGGATCAATACAAAATGTAATCAGAGATTTTGTGTATAAAACTCTTTCTTATAATAGGGATGAAATATTTCATGAAATATTAAGAAAAGAGATGATATCGAGTTCTTATGTAAAGGAATTAGGGATAATAATTCTTCATACAATAAGCAAATTTTCAAAGGATATATATATAGGGAGTTATATATTAAGTAAAGATATACCAATTTATAATGGAAATTTAAATATTATTTTTTATTTTATTATACCAGAAGAGTTAAATACGAAAGTTTTAAGGAAAGTTATAGGGGAGTTAACTTCAAATTTAGTAAAAGATGACACTTTTATAGATATTTTAAAAAAACAGGATATATTGATTATTAGAGAGTATATAAGAAATATATTATCAATTTATTATGTGGAAGAATTAAAGGGAATTATAGAGAAATTTGAAAATGGTATCATAAAGGAGAGGTAA